The genomic segment tctccacattctctgagtcttttaatgatattatggaccagagatgatgtgatcaacaaattaatctcatctcatctcattatctctagccgctttatcctgttctacagggtcgcaggcaagctggagcctatcccagctgactacgggtgaaaggcggggtacaccctggacaagtcaccaggtcatcacagggctgacacatagacacagacaaccattcacactcacattcacacctacggtcaatttagagccaccagttaacctaacctgcatgtctttggactgtgggggaaaccggagcacccggaggaaacccacgcggacacggggagaacatggaaactccgcacagaaaggcccttgctggccacggggctcgaacccggaccttcttgctgtgaggcgacagcactaaccactacaccaccgtgccgccccatcgacaaattctttgcagttttacattgagaatgttgcgtgattcttaaattgttgcactgtttgcccacacaatctttcacagagcggtgaaccccgctccatcattacttctgagagactctgcttctctgggatgctctttttatacccaatcatcttactgacctgttgctaattcACAAAAATAGGGTTTTTTTAGcattcattttttttcagtcttttgttgccccgtcccaacttttctgaaacatgttactgacatcaaattcaaaataagcaaatatttttcaaaaaactataaaatttctcagtttcaacatttaatatgttgtctttgtactattttcaatgaaatatagggtttccacgatttgcaaatcttcacattttgttttcatttacgttttgcacagcgtcccaacttttttggaattgggcttgtAAAGAAATACTGGTGGATTGCTctagtgtaagaggaataaaatactttgagatgtgctgttataggaacatAATCACCCTGTGTTGAGATAAATCTGTGAAACTCGTTTTGGAGACATTCACACACAAACAGTTGTCAGAAACAGTTTAAAAACCTCCAAGCTGCTTCAGACACCATCATCAACACCTCAGCAGGGTTTCCATCAGGAACTGCTGCTGTTCCACGCAACCACCAGAAGAGGGAGGAAGAGATTGAGTGATATTACTGCTGACAGGAGACGTTCAGATGTTTGAGAAAAGACCGTCATGGTTAGTTCCCACATTGAGATGAGACTAGAGATGTTCAGTGCAATAACAACACGCTGAAagaacattttttattttaataagtGACTTCATGGTGTTTTTATaacaaaacaaacattaaaaGATGTCTTTTGGAGGGAAAAGTCAGTTGTAGGTttacagtgattttcacaaacacatatttaAAGCCCCACTCACAGCCCACCATAAATGTTTTGGACACGTCCgggtcacagggtttggtagctcgcagctgtgccgcagggtctgggtgaacctgggggaaagtttgAAGGAGGAGTCCGGGCAAAGTACttttcaagtacaggttgcacacctgacttcctcgaggcctgTGGAAAGTCTATGTCTGAAAGCATGTGATCAGTGAGTgtagagtgtgtgagacttgcattttaccagtttcctgcactatgagtacgggccgcacttgtgaaacaTGCGTGacacatgtgattagcacgttacaatcactcataacttgtatgtgatgcaagccaggagtgtgaAAAACCAGAGTGGTaaaccagtgtgtctgcagcattctacatctttctttcgactgaagaacattggatattttatgggaaaaattaaaaattttcagtttaaagtttagaaaatgggacccaagaagaagcgagcaaaagtgaagtaacccagcctgaaacagcagaggaggaggaggaggaggaatttgatgatgatggtagcagcaccggcgagccctgcacggacagggagaagtatgccttcaagccggcagaaggcacagcgccccaccagagggattttcacacgtAAATACTAATTAGACCTCTTGCACtataatacacatgctttaaacattcatttcagtatctatatgcttatgtaattaatattatatatgttgattttcatgtatgtttcagctaaagatgcccagaagtgaggacattgcaatcccatcatcgctgtcaggccattgtgccatgctcagtgataaggacaaggacatcccgacaccccatcccaccactcagcaggagtaggagcaggacagcagctcggagtcaaagtgtgtttcagtgttcaaactgttgggctatttagttgggattttttttacaatgtaataaaatgcgttattcccttatactcatgttttattatttgacgtttgcatggtaaattaacatatacccaaataaaaacagcaaatgaggtggtcttcttcccttctacaatgctacacgctacatgatcggttccttggttcctccccaatatatatacccacagtcttgcccctcgtgtcccgtgcaggtcgcgtgtgctgtgtgcaggtcgcgtgcgctgcgtgcGCGTCACACatgggggtagaaagtgagatgtacttctgtcttgcgggccacacaaatagcaagtgtggaatacttgtgtagtatttctgaggcacgtcactcatacagtgACCATGCGTCACTTATGtgacttactgtcatcgcaaaaagcccctactagccgcgctgctgacttggttcaggcgtacaaaaggagtacgggtcccgtacgtagtgtatgcgttcttgatttgtcacaagacccgtagaatttgcatgtgcaggaccaaaagtctccacgggcagtctgcaaccttctacggcgctgaacacacgcaagtgtcacgcaagtctcaagcacggttttgccaaattttttaccgtagaccgcctgGAGCAGCACGTACggggggttgtgagtgaggcttaagacaCTGTAGTTATTTCCCACAGATTAAATAATCTAAAAATAACCATCGAAAGTGGAGAAAAAAACCCATTCAGGACTTTCCCCAAAGCGCGGATATGCAGCACTCCACCGCGCTCTGTGACATCAGCGCtgcaatgcagagtactttcctcacctaaatatctcctattcccctctgaaaatgagtaataaccatATAAATAGGAAGATATCGTAATATCCAGGTCTCAAGTCGGACTATTCTTGACATGCaaatgatgtcaaagcaaaatagaaacccggatgtcagccatgttggtggatataaatacaaatgcggggtcaagtgacattccaaacaaaacatagtcacgcgcgcgcaactctctttgtttttccactgctttgagcattcttttagctctgccatatctttgtgctgtatatggttgtggtcacaacagtacttgtgaccatgGCATGTTtccattttttagaattccgtccatgattcggaaagagggcgagtaaACTCTGAGGCtttgtacggagaggagacgagcactgcTGAacgacatcggcagggctgatctagcagaggctaaaaccaagacagctcgtgtttgctgtaatcattttatctcaggtgagattcaaaagctttctcaataatatcatggaagaattttatttcgtgttggaaTGCTATGATCACACTgagatcttttactgctgcacgtgaagaaacagaaaggtcatccagagttactgtgtaatcaaaaAACCTACTTCCagttgcatgtggtccgagtacaagtacttctgtcttttcagaattaagcagaaggaagttgataagcatccagtgtctaagctcctttacacattcctcaattttatcaaactggtgtctctcatctggctttgcagaaacatacaactgtgtgtcatcagcataacagtggaaactaatacaatgcttatgaataatatcacccagaggtaacatgtataaagaaaaaaacagtggGCCAAAGACAGAACTTTGTGAAACACCAGACTTTACTTCagtatgcatagaaaaatcaccatatacatcaacaaactgacagTGATCTGTTTtcattaaaatattaaaatgaatgttttttgtgcagctggattgtgttcgAGTGAAATAGATgactgagcaacaacgtggcaacgtgcaggaattttacagaaaacactacatacttttattctggatcacacaatctcactgtagaaTCCAAATAGAGCCCAAACCCAGCATaaagaggctgagtgaatgtggtgtggactctgtggaggagcttcatcatgCCAGAGATGCTGtaaaaggacagagttcctgcactgtgatccacatacactcctattctggagggtgaTGGAACTCTGAGAACAGTCTTCATGTTGTTGTGCCAGAaacagagagaagaagaagaacaccacagactccaggactgattgttgcgTCCAAACTCAGACTCTTTACCCAATCCTTTCCttctgatgtctttatatgagactgatatggatACACCATCAGCAcggctccactccacctcccagtaacagcgtccacacacactctccttacacaacacctgccacCAGGAGTCAAATCTCCCTGaatgatcagagtaacgctgctctctcACACTGactctcaccgctctgttcttctcagacagaatgaggtgacgatgtaccgtgttgggatccagagtcagataacagaaatctaaaataaaagagagaaacaaactgaacaatgtgaacatgttgGGTTTAATTCACATAATATatttatgtggtgtgtgtgtgtgtgtgtgtgtgtgtgtgtgtgtgtgtgtgtgtgtgtgtgttaaatgtacatttcagaaactcttctctgctctgtggttctggttctgaaatgatctgaattgctgcagctgtggagagaaaaatggaaatatgagtttgtgtaaaagacggaaagagtttaaagtgatccagtcagtttattaattttaaatcagtgttttcaAAGTGTCaggtgaataaagtgtctgcagaaaagaaagcaggagcatcgctaagaaataatacatcactgtgtttctccagcaggaacagctcctcttaccatgtggagggattttgttgaattcctcctcacagaattcctcaagtctctttttcagatctgagagagaattcctcactccatcaaatgagagatgttgatggacagtgacaatggatgtgtgaaaatctggtctgTCAAATGGAGGAGACcgacgtccagaagctaaaacctacagaaaacaaatgaaatgtaaaacccacttgtgatgtcagacagggacatttattgttcccttaatgagaggtgttttagagagtgtgtgaggaacagctggctctgtagatcagacagtgagtgttacctggaggaaatggatgtgatcatgtgtgtgtgaaagctgctccagctcagtgactctcctctgaagatcagcaatctcctgctccagttgctccaggagtcgttcagctcgactcagttcagccttctcctgatctctgatcagctccgtcacctccgagcgctttttctccatggagctgatcagctcagtaaagatcctctcactgtcctccactgctgtctgtgcactgagctgttaggacacacacacacacacacacacacacacacacacacacacacacgatttaaagctcatctatcattccctctcttactgggactgtaaatgactcgttgtccatgttgtgtgtgtttctaggagcagctctgtctctgctcactgctcacctttatagtgttcacagtctgtttcagctcctgcaccttcttctgcttctcctggattctctgctgggatttcatctgctcctcctttaactcactctgaggacaaataaaatacattcagcttcttatacagtacgagcgaactggttccatattaatgtcagttcaaagtacattcatgtttcgctctgaaggttatgtactctgtgtgtgtgtgtgtgtgtgtgtgtgtgtgtgtgtgtgtgtgtgtgagaaatattcactaactgatctgggctgggtttcccaaaagcctcttaaggccaaaagagttttaaatgacctcttaagatccatcatcaagctaacgtggttttcccgaacaacatcgtagcacaagtcgtcctttagtttgctcggaatttacgagagacccggagtGCTCATTCAAAACAAAGATTGACTCGCTCGCtgccgaatccacagaatgcgcatgcgacTCTGAGAgactctcacagtcagcgggggaaactggtgttgaacagtgttgttttcgtgaacgatgacgatgacgaaatgatttcgtcaacgcacctttttttcatgactaaaacgagacagtgacgagctaaacataactctttgatcacgaaaatatgacgagacgtatctgttgttttcgttgatgagatgagatgaaaatgttagtgggttggctataggactatcaaaatgcatggcgtttcctccaacggcgcgtgcaatctgtctgccaaatgctgaaaatatcagcaatgcacctgcatcctgtccttgtttggccacacccaccaggcacagtgcacacagttcatggaccatggcggctGCAACGCCAGCATATGGGCTTGGTGGGTGGAAAAGACacaatgatttatggacatactttacacataatccagcagaaataaaacagaatgccttgtagtgggagacagaggtacacgctgtggctataaactatgtGGCAAGAATACAACCAACCTCAAGAgtcatctaaaggctcaccatgctgctatttctgcgatgGTAAGTTAACATTACAAGAAGTCATGCATacatttgctagctttggttaaggtcactcaacaatcgggctgtgatgaatttcctctgaagttttccaaaacaccgtgacctggcgaaaatgaatgggactgctagcttcatgctaaagttggcttggttaagctaacttaaattcaattaacatgtcatgagtaaaacttgtcctgcagggattattggtgggacagcaactgaatgctttgtcatatattgacctatatttgagttactgtgaaacatacggggggaaatgtagcttttcagacctgttgctgtgccttaatatattgcgacatgttaaatggaggcagaaacacaagtctgtgaacaatggagcatgcgcactagcagacatcccagcctgcagaaactcatttcagggaggtgttgtgacgcatgacttttttccccatcAGCAAGGGGGATGTCACGAcagctccctgaaatgagtttggatgtctgtaaaccaatcaggatgctctttgtctagcatgcgctacatgaacagtctctctcgctctccctcgcaCACtctgtcatatgcgcgatgcagacgttaatgtttcgcgtgcacgctcttgctcacttgctctagattccgggagatattctccaatttgcaggcatcagggagccactatcaatatgcgggagactcccggaatttccaggagacttgggatgtctgcactagacagtgtttatgtagagagcatgcgcacttcaatcaatcaatcaatcaatcaatcaatcaatcaatcaatcaatcttttatttcaattacatataaacatataatagactacatgagtctgcaaatagcgcactgctaatcaaggcagactcatgtttacaaagaaaaaaaatattttatatgaattaatataatacttagATATGTATGaaagataataaaacatacttgacaaattaactatttggtaacaaaaagaaaagGAGGAGACAATACTTGTTCTTCGATAtaaaaggtacagtaatatatcattcaataacattgaaaaaaaatagagagagagagagagagaggtatacttatactgataattcatgcatggtattaaataatatttaaagttaaaactaagataaataaatatatatagctcttatatgaagttatgtagaaagaaagtttggagatgtcaacatcatatccatatctacttaaatcagaaaaaaggtggtgtctgacttttttcttgaacgacaatttagatgaagatcttatagaagttggaatctggttccataccctaacaccaacatgggaaaatgagttcttctgtagatttgtacgagaatactgagtatataagttcttggagtaagatgacctagtgttataagaatggatactagaaatagaagaaaatgagttttacaagcctgtccccaagaactaagaccatatgttaaataatagaatagaatgcctttattgtcactatacacatgtacaatgagattaaagcatctccaataacagtgcaaacagcgtgtgtaagggggagtgtgtaagggggataaggtgcacagtcctgaggtgtgtgtgttgcaggggtgatagcgttccggcgccgcgccggatttccggcgtaccgtggctggggaaaaaaaaaatctagttcgcccattgtcctgtgtcattctgagatgcgcagatagacagtaaagggaattcgcatgatatggaactagtgggaaaacagtgccgtcacggcacgaattagaccctcGTCATCAGCAGCTATCCGAGCAACCCAACACACCTCACGTTTGCCGGGGGCAACAGCCCTGCAGATATCCGACCCTCAATGACGGATCGCGTGGCTGATTTAAAAATTTGCTTGTGCTCCTTCATTGCTGAGTTTGACCTGTCGTTTACTATCGCTCATCCACTTATCACTTTGTGTCAGAAATTAGTGGAGGATAAACCCGCCCTCACGCATCCGTCCGTCTCAAGGCAGCATGCAAGCTATCTTATTACACACGGCATCTCGCCAGAGTTTAAGAAAAATCTGTCCAACAAGCTAA from the Neoarius graeffei isolate fNeoGra1 chromosome 2, fNeoGra1.pri, whole genome shotgun sequence genome contains:
- the LOC132881099 gene encoding E3 ubiquitin/ISG15 ligase TRIM25-like: MAEASISVAQDQFMCPVCLDLLKDPVTIPCGHSFCKVCINGCWDQEDQKGVYSCPQCRYTFSTRPVLCRNNMLDEVVEKLKKTQVQAASPAHCYTGPGDVECDFCTGRKHKAIKSCLMCLASFCETHLKPHLEVPALKKHTLIEPSAKLQEKICSEHNKLIEIYCRTDQTCICYLCTMDHHKGHDTVTDAAERAEKQSELKEEQMKSQQRIQEKQKKVQELKQTVNTIKLSAQTAVEDSERIFTELISSMEKKRSEVTELIRDQEKAELSRAERLLEQLEQEIADLQRRVTELEQLSHTHDHIHFLQVLASGRRSPPFDRPDFHTSIVTVHQHLSFDGVRNSLSDLKKRLEEFCEEEFNKIPPHAAAIQIISEPEPQSREEFLKYFCYLTLDPNTVHRHLILSEKNRAVRVSVREQRYSDHSGRFDSWWQVLCKESVCGRCYWEVEWSRADGVSISVSYKDIRRKGLGKESEFGRNNQSWSLWCSSSSLCFWHNNMKTVLRVPSPSRIGVYVDHSAGTLSFYSISGMMKLLHRVHTTFTQPLYAGFGLYLDSTVRLCDPE